The following proteins are encoded in a genomic region of Colletotrichum higginsianum IMI 349063 chromosome 9, whole genome shotgun sequence:
- a CDS encoding Haloacid dehalogenase-like hydrolase, with product MPQIKCILFDCDNTLVLSENAAFEACAQLANQILEKFGFEKRYGGTELMHQFVGQNFRSMMTGLCSRHGFTIPADEFDQWVAKELDTTIANLRAKAEPCENVIEVLEKLQKDKKYHMAIVSSSAMPRVVASIEKTKMDQFFGKPDEGIFSAASSIQPPVSKPNPAIYLHACEKLGFKPSECIAIEDSRSGATAAKNAGIPLLGYVGPYYEEGQEKLDSMVKLFSEELGAFDVMHNWKDFESILAKYESS from the exons ATGCCTCAA ATCAAGTGCATCCTGTTCGACTGCGACAACACGCTCGTTCTCTCCGAGAATGCCGCTTTCGAGGCCTgcgcccagctcgccaacCAGATCCTCGAGAAGTTCGGCTTCGAGAAGCGCTATGGCGGCACCGAGCTCATGCACCAGTTCGTCGGCCAGAACTTCCGCAGCATGATGACCGGCCTCTGCTCGCGACACGGCTTCACCATCCCCGCCGACGAGTTCGACCAGTGGGtcgccaaggagctcgacaccaccatcgccaacctgcgcgccaaggccgagcccTGCGAGAACGTCATCGAGgtgctcgagaagctccagaaggacaagaagtACCACATGGCCATCGTCTCGTCCTCCGCCATGCCCCGCGTCGTCGCCTCCATTGAGAAGACCAAGATGGACCAGTTCTTCGGCAAGCCTGACGAGGGcatcttctccgccgccagcagcatccAGCCCCCCGTCTCCAAGCCCAACCCAGCCATCTACCTGCACGCCTGCGAGAAGCTCGGCTTCAAGCCCAGCGAGTgcatcgccatcgaggacagccgcagcggcgccaccgccgccaagaacgcCGGCATTCCCCTCCTGGGATACGTCGGCCCCTACTAcgaggagggccaggagaagctcgactcTATGGTCAAGCTCTTCagcgaggagctcggcgcctTTGACGTCATGCACAACTGGAAGGACTTTGAGAGCATCTTGGCCAAGTACGAGAGCTCATAG
- a CDS encoding Short chain dehydrogenase, with the protein MVQYSIRSTDNTTQGRLALVTGASGGIGSSVAHALASEGCDVALHYSSSQSKAEALAQELRSKYPSQLFLPFQADLSSRESTRNLVPGILAHDDISRRHAAVSVLVANAGLGRRIRDPADIGEDDWDEMMEVNARSQFVVTKACLPGMRAQQWGRVVLIGSIASRGGGINGCHYAATKGALCSMGLNLATFLAPEGVTVNIVLPAMIGATGMIATPKSTTWDSKDDLEALRATDPGLAIAASVPVHRLGAPQEVANVVTMFVKTGYLTGQELVLAGGLK; encoded by the exons ATGGTTCAGTATAGCATTCGGAGCACAGACAACACCACCCAGGGCCGCCTGGCTCTGGTGACGGGAGCAAG CGGTGGCATCGGCTCGTCCGTTGCACACGCTCTCGCTTCCGAGGGATGCGACGTCGCGTTGCACTATTCTTCCAGCCAG AGTAAAGCCGAGGCTCTAGCTCAGGAGCTGCGGTCCAAGTACCCCTCGCAgctcttcctccccttccagGCCGACCTCTCGTCCAGGGAGTCGACGCGCAACTTGGTCCCGGGCATCCTCGCGCACGACGACATCTCGCGCAGGCACGCGGCCGTCtcggtcctcgtcgccaacgccgggCTCGGGCGCCGCATCCGCGACCCGGCCGACATTGGCGAGGACGACTGggacgagatgatggaggTCAACGCGCGCAGCCAGTTCGTCGTCACCAAGGCCTGCCTCCCCGGCATGCGGGCTCAGCAGTGGGGGAGGGTCGTCCTCATCGGGAGCATCGCgagccgcggcggcggcatcaacgGCTGCCACTACGCCGCCACCAAGGGCGCGCTCTG CTCAATGGGCCTCAACCTGGCCACCTTTTTGGCGCCCGAGGGCGTCACTGTCAACATT GTTCTACCTGCGATGATCGGTGCAACTGGCATGATTGCAACGCCAAAGTCAAC TACGTGGGATAGCAaagacgacctcgaggctCTTCGGGCCACGGACCCCGGgctggccatcgccgccagcgtCCCCGTCCACCGACTCGGGGCCCCCCAGGAAGTGGCCAACGTCGTGACCAT GTTCGTCAAGACGGGATACCTCACCGGCCAGGAGCTTgttctcgccggcggcttGAAATGA
- a CDS encoding Hexose carrier, translating to MGELCGQRLVLAVSVLTSLGFMLIGYDNGLMGGLVNAPAFNSTFDSPDPTMTGLIVAIYEIGCFFGCVATAIFGEKYGRRKTIWAGCFVMVIGAVLQAAAYGRALLIVGRIVSGIGMGIVNSTVPVLQAEFSPKASRGIYVCAQLSTLNFGIFLVYWIDYAFSTHTESYAWRIPVILQCLCLLPMFIILHFIPETPRWLAAHDRSDECLAVLQRLKCDEEDDESIQVLHSSIMQTVSYESSVSASSWRDIFVRDRIQSQKRFLIACAIQGFQQLGGINAIIYYSSTLFEKSIGFDRHMSSLMSGFLQTWFFIASFIPWFLIDRVGRRPLLLSMISVMAAVMAVQAALIYQVQNATAIAKAAGIGAAAMLFVFQGAFTIGFQATVWVYPSEILPLRIRQLGSSISSATNWLFNYMIVQITPISIDSIGWRTYIIFAVLNATWVPIIYLFFPETKGLELEDVDLLFSDDTFIDMPQGRDDKQDVWKIEDVRR from the exons ATGGGCGAGCTCTGTGGACAACGGCTCGTTCTGGCCGTCAGCGTCCTGACTTCGTTGGGTTTCATGCTGATAGGTTACGACAATGGTCTCATGGGTGGTTTGG TCAACGCGCCGGCCTTCAACTCGACTTTCGACTCGCCGGACCCGACGATGACGGGCCTCATTGTGGCCATCTACGAGA TCGGCTGCTTTTTCGGGTGCGTGGCGACGGCCATCTTTGGCGAGAAGTACGGCCGCCGGAAAACCATCTGGGCCGGCTGTTTTGTCATGGTTATCGGAGCCGTGCTGCAGGCCGCCGCATACGGGCGGGCGCTGCTCATCGTCGGACGCATCGTCTCGGGAATCGGCATGGGCATTGTCAACTCAACTGTCCCGGTACTGCAGGCCGAGTTCAGTCCCAAGGCCAGTCGAGGAATCT ACGTTTGCGCGCAGCTTTCCACCTTGAACTTCGGCATCTTTCTGGTCTACTGGATCGACTACGCCTTCTCGACACACACAGAAAGCTACGCGTGGAGAATCCCGGTTATCCTGCAGTGCCTGTGTCTTCTTCCCATGTTCATCATTCTGCACTTCATACCGGAGACGCCGAGGTGGCTGGCGGCCCACGACCGATCGGACGAGTGCCTCGCCGTCCTGCAGCGCCTCAAGtgcgacgaggaggacgacgagtcCATACAGGTCCTCCACAGCTCCATCATGCAGACCGTGTCCTACGAGTCGTCCGTGAGCGCGAGCTCCTGGAGAGACATATTCGTGCGGGACCGCATCCAGAGCCAGAAGAGGTTCCTCATCGCCTGCGCCATCCAGGGCTTCCAGCAACTGGGAGGAATCAACGCTATCATTT ATTACAGCAGCACCCTTTTCGAAAAGAGCATCGGCTTCGACAGACACATGTCGAGTCTCATGTCTGGTTTCCTTCAGACGTGGTTCTTCATCGCTTCGTTCATCCCGTGGTTCTTGATAGACCGCGTGGGAAGACGACCTTTG CTTCTCTCCATGATCAGCGTCATGGCGGCCGTCATGGCAGTCCAAGCAGCTCTCATCTACCAGGTTCAGAATGCCACCGCaatcgccaaggccgccggcaTTGGCGCTGCAGCAATGCTTTTCGTCTTCCAGGGTGCCTTCACCATCGGCTTCCAAGCAACAGTCTGGGTCTACCC TTCTGAGATATTGCCGCTGAGGATCCGGCAGCTGGGCTCGTCCATTTCCAGTGCAACCAACTGGTTGTTCAACTAC ATGATTGTTCAAATCACGCCCATCTCCATCGACAGCATCGGGTGGAGGACATACATCATCTTTGCCGTCCTGAACGCAACCTGGGTGCCAATCATCTACCTCTTCTTTCCCGAAACCAAGGGCCTGGAGCTGGAGGACGTGGATCTTTTGTTTTCAGACGACACATTTATTGACATGCCCCAAGGACGGGACGACAAGCAAGACGTGTGGAAAATTGAGGATGTCAGAAGATAG
- a CDS encoding SMP-30/Gluconolaconase/LRE-like region, which translates to MANASAFVVYNDRVKTLFGPAPTLELLHENQDYPFAHEAGVFIERNNTLFVTSNQFSDHTAGGRKIQICRVTLPPPDGVTKAQCEEIHPAIITMANGGVNYLDGIVFCAQGTMDSPGGLVFMEAEPPYQTRMMVNSFHGREFNSLNDVVGHSDGSLWFTDPIYGYEQGIRPRPKLPNQVYRYDPIHGSIRAMADGFGRPNGICFSPDEKVVYITDTDWIHGDGSTDLTRASTIYAFDVVSYSGEPFLTNRRLFAMASEGIPDGIKCDVHGNVYSGCGDGLNIWSPGGVLLGKILVQGGAANFCFGRNGEVFILNENRLWRAKLADETKGALLCI; encoded by the exons ATGGCGAACGCCTCCGCCTTTGTCGTCTACAACGACCGCGTGAAGACGCTCTTCGGCCCCGCGCCGAcgctcgagctgctgcatgAGAACCAGGACTACCCGTTCGCCCACGAGGCGGGCGTCTTCATCGAGCGCAACAACACGCTCTTCGTCACGAGCAACCAGTTCAGCGACcacaccgccggcggccgcaaGATCCAGATATGCCGCGTcaccctgccgccgcccgacgGGGTCACCAAGGCGCAGTGCGAGGAGATCCACccggccatcatcaccatggccaacggcggcgtcaactacctcgacggcatcgtcttcTGCGCCCAGGGGACCATGGACTCGCCGGGCGGGCTCGTCTTCATGGAGGCGGAGCCGCCGTACCAGACGCGCATGATGGTCAACTCGTTCCACGGCCGCGAGTTCAACTCGCtcaacgacgtcgtcggccacaGCGACGGGTCGCTCTGGTTCACCGACCCCATCTACGGCTACGAACAGGGCATCCGGCCCCGGCCCAAGCTGCCGAATCAGGTCTACAGATACGACCCGATCCACGGCTCCATCAGAGCGATGGCGGACGGGTTTGGGAGGCCCAACGGCATCTGCTTCAGCCCCGACGAGAAGGTGGTCTACATCACCGACACCGACTGGATCCACGGCGACGGGTCAACCGACCTCACAAGGGCATCGACCAT CTACGCTTTCGACGTGGTCTCGTACTCGGGAGAGCCCTTCCTGACGAACAGGAGGCTCTTCGCCATGGCCTCCGAGGGGATCCCGGACGGCATCAAGTGCGACGTGCACGGCAACGTCTACAGCGgctgcggcgacggcctcaaCATCTGGTCGCCCGGCGGCGTGCTGCTGGGCAAGATCCTCGtccagggcggcgccgccaactTCTGCTTCGGGCGCAACGGGGAGGTCTTCATCCTGAACGAGAACCGGCTCTGGAGGGCCAAGCTGGCTGACGAGACAAAGGGGGCGTTGCTGTGTATCTAA
- a CDS encoding Lipase 2, translating to MAPRSREELLAYGIPDPLFEAELAARPMRDPQPSDPYFGRDDFFAMREHRATRLRESHHLRYLPGPIPDQVREEDRKITARDGHELVVRIYTPVKAPREGSPLIVMYHEGGWSSGDLSDEEVNCRLFSRDLGAVCVNVDYRSVWLSLSLTLSQAAENASNLNADPSRGFIIGGGSAGGNIVAVLAHLARDDELSPPVTGQYLCVPAIMCFLPPEAIPERYRSEYLSHPSVTPCKDPVVGPNMDEKIAGAQAILRPDMESPLFVPFHSGRVGQGHKGLPPAYFQVAGLDPLRDEALIYEHVLREEAGVKTKLDIYPGLPHYFWTNFPRLEASKKFVEDTVKGVRWLLQQQ from the exons ATGGCACCCCGAAGTCGTGAAGAGCTCTTGGCCTATGGGATCCCCGATCCCCTTTTCGAGGCT GAGCTCGCGGCCCGGCCCATGCGAGACCCTCAACCGAGCGATCCCTACTTCGGTCGGGACGACTTCTTCGCGATGCGAGAGCACCGGGCTACGCGCCTCCGCGAGTCCCACCACCTGCGCTACCTCCCGGGGCCCATCCCCGACCAGGTCCGGGAGGAGGACCGCAAGATCACCGCCAGAGACGGCCATGAACTCGTCGTCCGAATCTACACCCCCGTGAAAGCCCCGCGCGAAGGGAGCCCGCTCATCGTCATGTATCACGAGGGCGGCTGGTCCTCGGGCGATCTttcggacgaggaggtgaACTGCCGCCTCTTCAGTCGGGACTTGGGGGCCGTCTGCGTCAACGTCGATTACCGGTCCGTttggctctctctctctctcac CTTGtcccaggccgccgagaacgcGTCAAACCTGAACGCAGACCCTTCCCGCGgcttcatcatcggcggcggctctgcCGGCGGTAACATCGTCGCTGTTCTCGCCCACCTCGctcgcgacgacgagctctcCCCGCCCGTGACAGGACAGTACCTCTGCGTGCCAGCCATCATGTGCTTCCTGCCTCCGGAGGCCATTCCCGAACGGTACCGTTCCGAGTACCTCAGCCACCCCTCCGTCACGCCCTGCAAGGACCCCGTCGTGGGCCCCAACATGGACGAGAAGATCGCCGGTGCGCAGGCCATCTTGAGGCCGGACATGGAGAGCCCGCTTTTCGTCCCCTTCCACTCCGGGAGGGTCGGGCAGGGGCACAAGGGCTTGCCTCCCGCCTACTTCCAGGTGGCCGGGTTGGATCCCCTGCGGGACGAGGCCCTCATCTACGAGCACGTGCTGAGGGAAGAGGCGGGCGTCAAGACCAAGCTCGACATCTACCCGGGGCTTCCGCACTACTTCTGGACGAACTTCCCGCGTCTCGAGGCGAGCAAAAAGTTCGTGGAAGACACCGTCAAAGGTGTCCGGTGGCTACTACAGCAGCAGTAG